A section of the Streptomyces sp. SLBN-118 genome encodes:
- a CDS encoding class I SAM-dependent methyltransferase, with product MGDAAMRLTTLAEELLGAPLPVRVRAWDGSEAGPPRAPVLVVRHRRALRRLLWRPGELGLARAWVAGEIDVEGDLYAALDLLSGIIWERGDDRPASGHFLLDPRLRAAARGLLKIGGVLPPPPPPAEEVHRRAGPLHTKRRDRRAISHHYDVGNAFYELVLGPSMVYSCAYWQDGGTLEDAQRDKLDLVCRKLALTKGDRLLDVGCGWGSMAVHAAREYGVQVTGITLSREQAAYARKRIAEEGLTDRIEIRVQDYRDVKDGPYDAISSIGMAEHVGQVRYHQYAEQLFSLLEPGGRLLNHQIARPPEENESAYHVDEFIDRYVFPDGELAPLGRTVTSIEAAGFEVRDVESIREHYALTLRRWVANLEAGWHRAVRHSSPGRARVWRLYMAACAISFERNKIGVNQILAVKTPPSGASGLPLRTRTWN from the coding sequence ATGGGCGACGCCGCGATGCGGCTGACCACTCTTGCCGAGGAATTGCTGGGGGCCCCGCTCCCGGTTCGTGTCCGGGCCTGGGACGGCAGCGAGGCCGGGCCTCCCCGCGCTCCCGTACTCGTCGTCCGGCACCGCCGTGCCCTGCGCCGGCTGCTGTGGCGGCCCGGTGAACTCGGGCTCGCGCGGGCCTGGGTGGCCGGGGAGATCGACGTCGAAGGCGATCTGTACGCCGCGCTTGATCTGCTGTCCGGGATCATCTGGGAGCGCGGCGACGACAGACCCGCATCCGGCCACTTCCTGCTCGACCCCCGTCTGCGCGCCGCCGCCCGCGGCCTGCTGAAGATCGGAGGAGTACTGCCGCCCCCGCCCCCGCCCGCCGAGGAGGTCCACCGCCGCGCCGGGCCGTTGCACACCAAGCGTCGCGACAGGAGGGCCATCAGCCACCACTACGACGTCGGCAACGCTTTCTACGAACTCGTCCTCGGGCCGTCCATGGTCTACTCCTGCGCGTACTGGCAGGACGGAGGCACTCTCGAGGACGCCCAGCGCGACAAGCTCGACCTCGTCTGCCGCAAGCTCGCACTCACCAAGGGCGACCGGCTGCTCGACGTCGGCTGCGGCTGGGGCTCCATGGCCGTGCACGCCGCCCGCGAGTACGGCGTCCAGGTCACCGGCATCACCCTCTCCCGCGAGCAGGCCGCCTACGCCCGTAAGCGCATCGCCGAGGAAGGACTGACCGACCGGATCGAGATCCGCGTCCAGGACTACCGGGACGTCAAGGACGGTCCGTACGACGCCATTTCCTCGATCGGGATGGCCGAACACGTCGGCCAGGTCCGCTACCACCAGTACGCCGAACAGCTCTTCTCCCTGCTGGAGCCCGGCGGCCGGCTCCTCAACCACCAGATCGCCCGCCCCCCGGAGGAGAACGAATCCGCCTACCACGTGGACGAGTTCATCGACCGCTACGTCTTTCCCGACGGCGAGCTCGCGCCCCTCGGCCGTACCGTCACCAGCATTGAGGCGGCAGGCTTCGAGGTGCGCGACGTCGAGTCGATCCGCGAGCACTACGCCCTCACCCTGCGCCGCTGGGTCGCCAACCTCGAAGCCGGCTGGCACCGGGCCGTTCGCCACAGCTCCCCCGGACGCGCCCGCGTCTGGCGGCTCTACATGGCCGCCTGCGCGATCTCCTTCGAGCGCAACAAGATCGGCGTCAACCAGATCCTCGCCGTGAAGACGCCCCCGAGCGGTGCCTCCGGTCTGCCGCTGCGCACCCGCACCTGGAACTGA
- a CDS encoding nucleoside triphosphate pyrophosphohydrolase — protein sequence MTTEAPVAPGRIVLLTASHRVAPGLLSWPAWQTLHAADQVLCSDDGHPQLPYLREAGIGVEIAAPSAQELVEACAGARTVVVLPSGEGDQALTDGLARLAGSGRVQMPDLELLPGSYDLPGARLLDLVQVMDRIRLECPWSSRQTHKGLAKYGIEEAYELVEAIEDGDRDELREELGDVLLQVVFHARIAQEGREEDGAEPFSIDDVAATIVEKLIHRHPHVFGDESAETPEEVKAHWLRTKAIEKQRDSVTDGVPLGQPGLALAAKLASRVRTAGLDVRLPAGDGIGYELLALAIRAEAEGADPEAALRAAARAYRDAIRAVEGQV from the coding sequence GTGACCACAGAAGCACCCGTCGCTCCCGGCCGTATCGTCCTTCTCACAGCGAGCCACCGCGTCGCGCCCGGGCTGCTGTCCTGGCCCGCGTGGCAGACGCTGCACGCCGCTGACCAGGTGCTGTGCTCTGATGATGGACATCCGCAGCTGCCGTATCTGCGCGAGGCGGGCATCGGGGTCGAGATCGCCGCGCCCAGCGCGCAGGAGCTGGTGGAGGCCTGCGCCGGGGCCCGCACGGTCGTGGTGCTGCCCTCCGGCGAGGGCGACCAGGCCCTGACCGACGGCCTTGCCCGGCTCGCCGGTTCGGGCCGGGTGCAGATGCCGGATCTGGAGCTGCTCCCCGGCTCGTACGATCTGCCCGGCGCCCGCCTGCTCGATCTCGTCCAGGTCATGGACCGGATCCGGCTCGAATGCCCGTGGTCCTCGCGGCAGACCCACAAGGGCCTGGCCAAGTACGGCATCGAGGAGGCGTACGAACTCGTCGAGGCGATCGAGGACGGCGACCGCGACGAGCTGCGCGAGGAGCTCGGTGACGTACTGCTCCAGGTGGTTTTCCACGCGCGTATCGCGCAGGAAGGCCGTGAGGAGGACGGCGCCGAGCCGTTCTCCATCGACGATGTCGCCGCGACGATCGTCGAGAAGCTGATCCACCGCCACCCGCATGTCTTCGGCGACGAGAGTGCCGAGACTCCGGAGGAGGTCAAGGCGCACTGGCTGCGCACGAAGGCGATAGAGAAGCAGCGCGACTCCGTCACGGACGGCGTTCCGCTGGGTCAGCCCGGGCTCGCGCTGGCGGCGAAGCTCGCGAGCCGGGTCCGCACCGCCGGACTGGACGTGCGGCTGCCCGCGGGCGACGGCATCGGGTACGAACTGCTCGCCCTCGCCATCCGCGCGGAGGCCGAGGGCGCCGACCCGGAGGCCGCGCTTCGCGCCGCCGCCCGCGCCTACCGGGACGCGATCCGTGCTGTCGAGGGCCAGGTGTGA
- a CDS encoding transglycosylase family protein, with protein sequence MLLSGKTKHRRPTAFNRATRIATFAGVAGAAVALPLMGATSSSAATASEWDAVAQCESGGNWSINTGNGFYGGLQFTNSTWAAYGGTAYASRADLASKAQQITVAEKVLAGQGKGAWPNCGVNLSNAPYDGGSAAVQPAKPAAKPAQKRAEAPTTRSARPAAPKKAVKKGDGEYKVKAGDTLGKIAKAEKVKGGWKKLFDLNKNIISDADVIFPGQLLHLS encoded by the coding sequence ATGCTGCTTTCCGGCAAAACCAAGCACCGCCGCCCGACCGCTTTCAACCGCGCTACCCGTATCGCCACGTTCGCCGGCGTCGCCGGTGCCGCTGTCGCCCTCCCGCTGATGGGTGCCACCTCGTCCTCCGCCGCGACCGCGTCCGAGTGGGACGCCGTCGCCCAGTGCGAGTCCGGCGGCAACTGGTCCATCAACACGGGCAACGGTTTCTACGGTGGCCTGCAGTTCACCAACTCCACCTGGGCCGCCTACGGCGGCACCGCCTACGCCTCCCGCGCCGACCTGGCCTCCAAGGCCCAGCAGATAACCGTGGCCGAGAAGGTCCTCGCGGGCCAGGGCAAGGGTGCCTGGCCGAACTGTGGCGTGAACCTGTCCAACGCCCCGTACGACGGCGGCTCCGCCGCCGTGCAGCCGGCGAAGCCCGCCGCGAAGCCGGCCCAGAAGCGCGCCGAGGCCCCCACCACCCGCTCCGCGCGTCCCGCAGCCCCGAAGAAGGCTGTGAAGAAGGGCGACGGCGAGTACAAGGTCAAGGCCGGTGACACCCTCGGCAAGATCGCGAAGGCCGAGAAGGTCAAGGGCGGCTGGAAGAAGCTGTTCGACCTGAACAAGAACATCATCAGCGACGCCGATGTCATCTTCCCGGGCCAGCTGCTCCACCTGAGCTGA
- a CDS encoding NAD(P)/FAD-dependent oxidoreductase has protein sequence MSTTERPRILVVGGGYVGLYAARRILKKMRYGEATVTVVDPRSYMTYQPFLPEAAAGSISPRHVVVPLRRVLPKAEVLTGRVTTIDQDRKVATISPLVGEAYELPFDYLVVALGAVSRTFPIPGLAEQGIGMKGIEEAIGLRNHVLEQLDKADSTTDEDVRRKALTFVFVGGGFAGAETIGEVEDLARDAAKYYTSVKREDMRFILVDAADKILPEVGPKLGQYGKEHLEGRGIEIYLSTSMDSCVDGHVVLKNGLEADSNTIVWTAGVKPNPALARYGLPLGPRGHVDTQTTLQVQGTDYIWAAGDNAQVPDVAARKAGVENAWCPPNAQHALRQAKLLGDNVISGMRGFPQKEYSHANKGAVAGLGLHKGVAMIVMGKMKIKLKGRLAWYMHRSYHGLAMPTWNRKIRVFADWTLAMFLKREVVSLGAMETPREEFYEAAKPAPTASVPAPEKAKAS, from the coding sequence ATGAGCACCACGGAGCGTCCCAGGATCCTCGTTGTAGGCGGTGGGTACGTAGGCCTGTACGCAGCTCGACGCATTCTGAAGAAGATGCGCTACGGCGAGGCGACCGTCACGGTCGTCGACCCGCGCTCGTACATGACGTACCAGCCGTTCCTCCCCGAAGCTGCCGCCGGCAGCATCTCGCCTCGGCATGTCGTCGTCCCGCTGCGACGCGTGCTGCCCAAGGCTGAGGTGCTCACCGGCCGAGTCACCACCATCGATCAGGACCGCAAGGTCGCGACGATCTCGCCGCTGGTCGGCGAGGCGTACGAGCTGCCCTTCGACTATCTGGTCGTCGCGCTCGGCGCGGTCTCCCGCACCTTCCCGATCCCCGGCCTCGCCGAGCAGGGCATCGGCATGAAGGGCATCGAGGAGGCCATCGGGCTGCGCAACCACGTACTCGAGCAGCTCGACAAGGCTGACTCGACGACGGACGAGGACGTCCGCCGCAAGGCGCTGACCTTCGTCTTCGTGGGTGGCGGCTTCGCCGGTGCGGAGACCATCGGCGAGGTGGAGGACCTGGCGCGCGACGCGGCCAAGTACTACACCAGCGTCAAGCGCGAGGACATGCGCTTCATCCTGGTCGACGCGGCCGACAAGATCCTTCCCGAGGTGGGCCCGAAGCTGGGCCAGTACGGCAAGGAGCACCTCGAGGGCCGCGGCATCGAGATCTACCTGTCGACCTCGATGGACTCCTGCGTGGACGGTCACGTGGTGCTGAAGAACGGCCTGGAGGCCGACTCCAACACCATCGTCTGGACGGCCGGCGTCAAGCCGAACCCGGCGCTGGCCCGCTACGGCCTGCCGCTCGGCCCGCGCGGCCACGTCGACACGCAGACCACGCTGCAGGTCCAGGGCACCGACTACATCTGGGCCGCGGGCGACAACGCGCAGGTCCCGGACGTCGCGGCGCGCAAGGCCGGCGTCGAGAACGCCTGGTGCCCGCCGAACGCGCAGCACGCGCTGCGGCAGGCGAAGCTCCTCGGCGACAACGTCATCTCCGGCATGCGGGGCTTCCCGCAGAAGGAGTACAGCCACGCCAACAAGGGTGCGGTGGCCGGGCTCGGCCTGCACAAGGGCGTCGCGATGATCGTCATGGGCAAGATGAAGATCAAGCTCAAGGGCCGTCTCGCGTGGTACATGCACCGCAGCTACCACGGTCTGGCGATGCCGACGTGGAACCGTAAGATCCGGGTCTTCGCGGACTGGACGCTGGCGATGTTCCTCAAGCGCGAGGTGGTCTCGCTCGGCGCGATGGAGACGCCGCGCGAGGAGTTCTACGAGGCGGCCAAGCCGGCGCCGACGGCGTCCGTGCCGGCCCCGGAGAAGGCGAAGGCCTCCTAA
- a CDS encoding septum formation initiator family protein, translating into MAGKDRDRFSTATRIRLLGEQTAARVYRSQSRRQARRSRLTGRAAFLALVVCSLVVALAYPMRQYVSQRADISEEQRRLADAREQVERLRDEKARLQDDQYVKRLAREHLHLVLPGETGYTMIDPEAAEQRRTEEGAADRPWYSNVWDGVDSADRRK; encoded by the coding sequence ATGGCCGGGAAGGACCGCGATCGGTTCTCCACCGCGACCAGGATTCGGCTGCTCGGCGAGCAGACCGCCGCACGCGTCTACCGCTCCCAGAGCCGCCGGCAGGCCCGCCGCTCCCGGCTGACCGGACGCGCGGCCTTTCTGGCGCTGGTGGTCTGCTCGCTGGTCGTCGCGCTCGCCTATCCGATGCGGCAGTACGTGTCGCAGCGCGCGGACATCTCCGAGGAGCAGCGCCGGCTGGCGGACGCCCGCGAGCAGGTGGAACGGCTGCGGGACGAGAAGGCACGCCTCCAGGACGACCAGTACGTCAAGCGCCTGGCCCGCGAGCACCTGCATCTCGTGCTTCCCGGCGAGACCGGCTACACCATGATCGACCCCGAGGCGGCGGAGCAGCGCCGTACGGAGGAGGGGGCGGCCGACCGCCCCTGGTACTCCAATGTCTGGGACGGCGTCGACAGCGCCGACCGCCGCAAGTAG
- a CDS encoding DUF501 domain-containing protein, whose amino-acid sequence METPPPTTAPTEPTDADIAAFKEQLGRPPRGLRAIAHRCPCGQPDVVETAPRLPDGTPFPTLYYLTCPRAASAIGTLEANGVMKEMTERLATDPELAAAYRAAHEDYIARRDAIEELKGFPSAGGMPDRVKCLHVLVGHSLAAGPGVNPLGDEAIAMLPEWWRKGPCVTPCEEGDKQEGDKQ is encoded by the coding sequence ATGGAAACCCCTCCTCCCACCACCGCACCCACCGAGCCGACCGACGCAGACATCGCCGCGTTCAAGGAGCAGCTCGGCCGGCCGCCGCGCGGGCTGCGCGCGATCGCGCACCGCTGCCCCTGCGGACAGCCGGACGTCGTCGAGACCGCGCCCCGGCTCCCCGACGGCACCCCCTTCCCGACGCTGTACTACCTCACCTGCCCGCGAGCCGCTTCGGCGATCGGCACGCTGGAGGCCAACGGCGTGATGAAGGAGATGACCGAGCGCCTGGCGACCGATCCGGAGCTGGCGGCCGCGTACCGGGCGGCGCACGAGGACTACATCGCGCGCCGTGACGCGATCGAGGAGCTGAAGGGCTTCCCGAGCGCCGGCGGGATGCCGGACCGGGTGAAGTGCCTGCACGTGCTGGTCGGCCACTCGCTCGCGGCCGGGCCGGGCGTCAATCCGCTCGGCGACGAGGCGATCGCGATGCTGCCCGAGTGGTGGCGCAAGGGTCCTTGCGTCACCCCTTGTGAAGAGGGGGACAAGCAAGAGGGGGACAAGCAGTGA
- the eno gene encoding phosphopyruvate hydratase yields MLVPSIDVVVAREILDSRGNPTVEVEVGLDDGSTGRAAVPSGASTGAFEALELRDGDQNRYQGKGVEKAVLAVIEQIGPELVGYDATEQRLIDQAMFDLDATPDKSSLGANAILGVSLAVAHAASEASDLPLFRYLGGPNAHLLPVPMMNILNGGSHADSNVDIQEFMIAPIGAESFSEALRWGAEVYHTLKKVLKTKGLSTGLGDEGGFAPNLESNRAALDLILEAIKEAGYVPGKDIALALDVAASEFYKDGTYQFEGKSRSAAEMTEYYAELVASYPLVSIEDPLFEDDWAGWKVLTDKLGTKVQIVGDDLFVTNPERLARGIEDGAANALLVKVNQIGSLTETLDAVELAQRSGFKCMMSHRSGETEDVTIADLAVATNCGQIKTGAPARSERVAKYNQLLRIEEILDDAAVYAGRSAFPRFKG; encoded by the coding sequence ATGCTCGTGCCGTCCATCGACGTCGTCGTAGCCCGGGAAATCCTGGACTCCCGAGGCAACCCCACGGTCGAGGTCGAGGTTGGCCTCGACGACGGCAGCACGGGCCGTGCTGCTGTTCCGTCCGGCGCCTCCACCGGTGCGTTCGAGGCTCTTGAGCTCCGCGACGGTGACCAGAACCGCTACCAGGGCAAGGGCGTCGAGAAGGCCGTCCTCGCCGTCATCGAGCAGATCGGCCCGGAGCTCGTCGGCTACGACGCCACCGAGCAGCGCCTGATCGACCAGGCGATGTTCGACCTGGACGCCACCCCGGACAAGTCGTCGCTCGGCGCCAACGCCATCCTCGGTGTCTCGCTCGCCGTGGCTCACGCCGCTTCCGAGGCCTCCGACCTGCCGCTCTTCCGTTACCTCGGCGGCCCGAACGCGCACCTGCTGCCCGTTCCGATGATGAACATCCTGAACGGCGGCTCGCACGCCGACTCCAACGTGGACATCCAGGAGTTCATGATCGCCCCGATCGGCGCGGAGTCCTTCTCCGAGGCCCTGCGCTGGGGCGCCGAGGTCTACCACACGCTGAAGAAGGTCCTGAAGACCAAGGGCCTGTCCACCGGCCTCGGCGACGAGGGCGGCTTCGCGCCGAACCTGGAGTCGAACCGCGCCGCGCTGGACCTGATCCTCGAGGCCATCAAGGAAGCCGGTTACGTCCCCGGCAAGGACATCGCGCTCGCGCTCGACGTCGCCGCCTCCGAGTTCTACAAGGACGGCACGTACCAGTTCGAGGGCAAGTCCCGCTCGGCCGCCGAGATGACCGAGTACTACGCGGAGCTCGTCGCCTCCTACCCGCTGGTCTCCATCGAGGACCCGCTGTTCGAGGACGACTGGGCCGGCTGGAAGGTCCTCACCGACAAGCTGGGCACCAAGGTCCAGATCGTCGGCGACGACCTCTTCGTCACCAACCCGGAGCGCCTGGCCCGCGGCATCGAGGACGGCGCGGCCAACGCCCTGCTGGTCAAGGTCAACCAGATCGGTTCGCTGACCGAGACCCTGGACGCCGTGGAGCTCGCCCAGCGCAGCGGCTTCAAGTGCATGATGTCCCACCGCTCCGGCGAGACCGAGGACGTCACCATCGCCGACCTGGCCGTCGCCACCAACTGCGGCCAGATCAAGACCGGCGCCCCGGCCCGTTCCGAGCGCGTCGCCAAGTACAACCAGCTGCTGCGCATCGAGGAGATCCTCGACGACGCGGCGGTGTACGCGGGCCGCTCGGCGTTCCCGCGCTTCAAGGGCTGA
- a CDS encoding transglycosylase family protein — protein MLSGHGRHRRPRQAPAIVLAAGVTGSAIAIPLLGAGSASAADSSTWDRVAECESGGMWSADLDNGYYGGLQMSEETWQAFGGAAYAPTADLASRSQQIAVAEKVLDAQGPAAWSSCAAIAGLQDDGTATGVDPGTAPSPAIKAPAPTAPEESTGPSAEPSAEPSAKPTSDVTKSATPAPEAPQGDGRHRGEAAPEETEPGSADSERETGRHASRGDGSAHEGTEGADESDKADSADAAPGEYTVVPGDSLSAIVDKEKLSGGWTALYEKNRETVGDNPDLIRPGQSLDLDLGQG, from the coding sequence ATGCTCTCCGGCCATGGCCGACACCGCCGACCCCGCCAGGCTCCGGCCATCGTTCTCGCGGCAGGGGTGACGGGTTCGGCCATCGCGATCCCCCTGCTCGGAGCCGGTTCCGCCTCCGCCGCCGATTCCTCCACGTGGGACCGCGTCGCCGAGTGCGAGAGCGGGGGCATGTGGAGCGCCGATCTCGACAACGGGTACTACGGCGGACTCCAGATGTCCGAGGAGACCTGGCAGGCCTTCGGTGGCGCGGCGTACGCGCCCACGGCCGACCTCGCCAGCCGCTCGCAGCAGATCGCGGTCGCCGAGAAGGTGCTCGACGCACAGGGCCCCGCCGCGTGGTCCAGCTGTGCGGCGATCGCGGGGCTGCAGGACGACGGCACGGCGACCGGCGTCGACCCCGGCACCGCACCCTCGCCGGCGATCAAGGCCCCGGCGCCGACTGCGCCCGAGGAGTCGACCGGCCCGTCCGCCGAGCCTTCCGCCGAGCCGTCGGCCAAGCCGACCTCTGATGTGACCAAGTCGGCGACGCCGGCTCCCGAAGCGCCACAGGGCGATGGCAGGCACCGCGGCGAGGCGGCCCCCGAGGAGACCGAGCCGGGCAGTGCGGACAGTGAGCGCGAAACGGGGCGTCATGCCTCGCGAGGTGACGGTTCGGCGCATGAGGGGACAGAAGGGGCAGACGAGTCGGACAAGGCCGACAGTGCGGACGCGGCTCCGGGTGAGTACACCGTCGTCCCGGGTGACAGCCTCTCCGCGATCGTCGACAAGGAGAAGCTCTCCGGCGGCTGGACCGCGCTCTACGAGAAGAACCGCGAGACCGTCGGCGACAACCCCGACCTCATCCGTCCTGGCCAGAGCCTCGATCTGGACCTGGGGCAGGGGTAG
- a CDS encoding cytochrome P450 — protein sequence MSTRPELFTWEFATDPYPAYAWLREHAPVHRTRLPSGVEAWLVTRYADARQALADQRLSKNPAHHDEPAHAKGKTGIPGERKAELMTHLLNIDPPDHTRLRRLVSKAFTPRVVAEFAPRVQELTDRLIDGFVEKGEADLIHEFAFPLPIYAICDMLGVPREDQDDFRDWAGMMIRHGGGPRGGVARSVKKMRSYLAELIHRKREEPGEDLISGLIRASDHGEHLTENEAAAMAFILLFAGFETTVNLIGNGVYALLRNPEQRRRLQHSLAAGETALLETGVEELLRYDGPVELATWRFATESLTIGGQRIAAGDPVLVVLAAADRDPERFDAPDTLDLSRRDNQHLGYGHGIHYCLGAPLARLEGQTALATLLRRMPDLRLAGDPADLRWRGGLIMRGLRTLPVEFTPRQI from the coding sequence GTGAGCACCCGGCCCGAACTCTTCACCTGGGAGTTCGCCACCGATCCGTATCCCGCCTACGCCTGGCTGCGCGAGCACGCGCCCGTGCACCGCACCCGGCTCCCCAGTGGCGTCGAGGCATGGCTGGTGACGCGGTACGCCGATGCACGTCAGGCCCTGGCCGACCAGCGGTTGTCGAAGAATCCCGCGCATCACGACGAGCCCGCGCACGCCAAGGGCAAGACGGGCATTCCGGGCGAACGCAAGGCAGAGCTGATGACGCATCTGTTGAACATCGACCCGCCGGACCACACCCGGCTGCGGCGGCTGGTGTCGAAGGCCTTCACTCCGCGGGTCGTCGCCGAATTCGCCCCGCGGGTACAGGAGTTGACCGACCGGCTCATCGACGGCTTCGTGGAGAAGGGGGAGGCGGACCTGATCCACGAGTTCGCGTTCCCGCTGCCCATTTATGCCATCTGCGACATGCTCGGCGTCCCGCGCGAGGACCAGGACGACTTCCGCGACTGGGCGGGCATGATGATCCGTCACGGCGGCGGGCCACGCGGCGGAGTCGCCCGCTCGGTGAAGAAGATGCGGAGCTATCTCGCCGAACTCATCCACCGTAAAAGGGAAGAACCCGGCGAGGACCTGATCTCCGGGCTGATCCGCGCCAGCGACCACGGCGAGCACCTCACCGAGAACGAGGCCGCGGCGATGGCCTTCATCCTGCTCTTCGCGGGCTTCGAGACGACGGTCAATCTCATCGGCAACGGCGTGTACGCGCTGCTGCGCAACCCGGAACAGCGCCGGCGTCTGCAGCACTCGCTGGCTGCGGGGGAAACCGCGCTCCTGGAGACCGGAGTGGAAGAACTGCTGCGCTACGACGGCCCCGTGGAGCTCGCGACCTGGCGGTTCGCCACCGAGTCGCTGACCATCGGCGGGCAGCGGATCGCGGCGGGCGATCCCGTACTCGTCGTACTCGCGGCCGCCGACCGGGACCCGGAGCGCTTCGACGCTCCGGACACCCTCGATCTCTCCCGGCGTGACAACCAGCATCTCGGGTACGGGCACGGCATCCACTACTGCCTGGGCGCTCCGCTCGCCCGGCTGGAGGGGCAGACCGCGCTCGCGACGCTGCTCAGGAGAATGCCGGACTTGCGCCTTGCGGGCGATCCAGCCGATTTGCGATGGCGCGGAGGGCTGATTATGCGTGGATTGCGCACTCTGCCCGTTGAGTTCACCCCTCGGCAGATCTGA
- a CDS encoding Ppx/GppA phosphatase family protein, which yields MTRVAAIDCGTNSIRLLVADLDPGTGELVDLDRRMIIVRLGQGVDRTGRLAPDALQRTFAACREYATLIKEYGAEKIRFVATSASRDAENRDDFVRGVLDILGVEPEVITGDQEAEFSFTGATGGLPGHEERLVVDIGGGSTEFVVGARHVRAARSVDIGCVRLTERHALSDPATPEEIAAVRADIEAALDLAEETVPLREARSLVGLAGSVTTVAGIALGLEAYESEAIHHSVISYERVRDITSSLLESTHDERMAIPVMHPGRVDVIGAGALVLLTIMERIGAREVVVSEHDILDGIAWSLVGQGTS from the coding sequence GTGACCCGGGTCGCGGCCATCGACTGCGGTACCAACTCCATCCGCCTGCTCGTCGCCGACCTCGACCCCGGGACCGGCGAACTCGTCGACCTGGACCGGCGGATGATCATCGTCCGGCTCGGGCAGGGAGTCGACAGGACCGGCCGGCTCGCGCCGGATGCGCTGCAGCGCACCTTCGCCGCGTGCCGCGAGTACGCCACGCTGATCAAGGAGTACGGCGCCGAGAAGATCCGCTTCGTGGCCACGTCCGCATCGCGGGACGCCGAGAACCGTGACGACTTCGTACGTGGGGTGCTCGACATCCTGGGTGTGGAGCCCGAGGTGATCACCGGCGACCAGGAGGCGGAGTTCTCCTTCACCGGCGCCACCGGCGGCCTTCCCGGCCATGAGGAGCGGCTGGTCGTGGACATCGGCGGCGGCTCGACGGAGTTCGTCGTCGGCGCCCGCCATGTGCGCGCGGCGCGCTCGGTCGACATCGGCTGCGTACGGCTGACCGAGCGGCACGCGCTGAGCGACCCGGCAACGCCGGAAGAGATCGCCGCCGTCCGCGCCGACATCGAGGCGGCGCTCGACCTGGCGGAAGAGACCGTCCCGCTGCGCGAGGCCCGTTCGCTGGTCGGTCTCGCCGGTTCCGTCACCACGGTGGCGGGGATCGCGCTGGGCCTGGAGGCGTACGAGTCGGAGGCGATCCACCACTCGGTGATCTCCTACGAGCGGGTCCGCGACATCACTTCGTCGCTGCTGGAGTCCACCCACGACGAGCGCATGGCGATCCCCGTGATGCACCCCGGGCGGGTGGACGTCATCGGTGCCGGAGCGCTCGTCCTGCTCACGATCATGGAGCGGATCGGGGCGCGGGAAGTGGTCGTCAGCGAGCACGACATCCTGGACGGGATCGCCTGGTCGCTCGTCGGCCAAGGAACTTCGTGA